CTGCCGCACTGACAATCGGGACATCCTCAACCCGTTCTTCCGCAACTACTACGTCAACTACTACGTCATCATCGGCTTTCGTGTTTCTCAGTAATCTCAACGTTTTCTGTGTTCTTTGGTTCTGTATTCTGTGTGTTCCCGCTACAGCAGGGCTTCGACCAGGCTCAGCCTGGCAGCTTAGTGCTGGCCTCTGGCTGGAGAACTTTAAAACTCAACCCCTTTCTCCCCTTCTCTTGAAAAATAAATAAGAGAAGGGGTTGGGGGATGAGTTCGGAGATAACTGAGCAACCCAACCCCGCTTCCCTCCTGCGGCGGGCAGGCGCTTCCTGACCGCCCCAAAGGGGCGATGGGTCGCAGCCTGCGGCTTCAGACGCAGGCTGATATCTCCGCGCTTTCAGCGCGTTGGCGTTAAAGCCCGGCGGCGGCTGGTAGTCAGCAATGATGAACGCTGCCGCTGGCATTTATCTTTTCTGTAAGGCCAATAACAAAGCCCCCCGCCAATGGCTGGGGGCTTCTTGCTTTGCAAGGTTCACTATAAAACAATATCAGTAAAATCTGCGTGAATCAGCGTCCAAAATATTGCCTTTGGGTTTAATCTCAGGCCCGGGGCAGATACTTGAACGACACCAGCCGGGAATGTCCGGAAAGATGATGATTGATGAATTCGGCCAGGAGACGGATCAGAAACAAAGAATCCTCGGGATCCAGCGGCGGCAGATAGTCGTGCTGCTGCCAGAAATCAAGTCCCTTCAGCACCGGACTGGTCAGGGCCACTGATTCGCCGTGTTTCTTGCCGCAACCGGGGCAAAGCAGTCCTCCCAGTGAAAGCGAGAATAAAAACAACTCATCGCAAACCAACTTTTTACAGTCTAAACAGCGGTTCAACACCGGATGGTATCCCAGGTTCTTGATGGAGGCCAGGCAGAACTCGGCCAGCGGGCGTTGGGGACTGGGGCTGTGCTCCAGCGCCTTGAGCAGCACGCTGAGATTGTTGAAAAGGGCCAGGTTCGGCGACTCCAGGTCGGTGGCCCGGTAGGCCACTTCCAGAGCAGGCGCCAGGAAGTTCAGCGTATCCGTGACCTTAAGGCCCTGGCCGGGGTAGAAAACTACGGAGGCTTCGGAGGCGGTAT
This genomic window from candidate division TA06 bacterium contains:
- the recO gene encoding DNA repair protein RecO, with the translated sequence MIQRTEAIILKTQNWSESSRIVHAFTRNFGRMKFMAKGVRRSKSKFGAAFDPGTLSQVVFYRSLRSELHTASEASVVFYPGQGLKVTDTLNFLAPALEVAYRATDLESPNLALFNNLSVLLKALEHSPSPQRPLAEFCLASIKNLGYHPVLNRCLDCKKLVCDELFLFSLSLGGLLCPGCGKKHGESVALTSPVLKGLDFWQQHDYLPPLDPEDSLFLIRLLAEFINHHLSGHSRLVSFKYLPRA